A region from the Anoplolepis gracilipes chromosome 2, ASM4749672v1, whole genome shotgun sequence genome encodes:
- the LOC140675497 gene encoding metallophosphoesterase domain-containing protein 1 isoform X1 codes for MKIAIHPLTADPTAAWRELSQYQKVVKINAKLPTTEAPSDKLRVVCMSDTHSLTPFIKFDIPIGDVFIHAGDFTKCGSLQEVIEFNNWIGNLPHKYKIVIAGNHELSFDPTFTHPFSVHTSGDHQKHTGTSILDNIPTLGMSKDTLAEAIKTTNVKDYLTNCTYLEDSEIIVHGIKIYGTPWQPEFCKWAFNVPRGEACLSKWELIPSDTDILVTHTPPVGHGDLCCTGVRAGCVELLSTVQNRVKPKYHVFGHIHEGYGISSDGKIIYINASTCDLNYLPSNSPIVFDITLPPGVQKS; via the exons ATGAAAATAGCTATTCATCCATTGACAGCTGACCCGACAGCAGCCTGGCGTGAGTTATCTCAGTATCAAaaagttgttaaaataaatgctaAATTACCGACGACCGAGGCACCGAGCGATAAA ttACGCGTAGTATGTATGAGCGATACACACTCGCTCACACCGttcataaaatttgatataccCATCGGAGACGTTTTCATCCACGCCGGAGATTTTACGAAATGTGGTAGTTTGCAAGAAGTCATAGAATTTAACAATTGGATAg GTAATTTaccacataaatataaaatagttatagCTGGCAATCATGAGCTTAGCTTTGATCCTACTTTTACACATCCCTTTTCTGTACATACCAGTGGGGATCATCAGAAACATACTGGAACCAGCATACTCGACAATATACCCACCTTGGGTATGTCAAAAGATACTCTCGCTGAAGCTATTAAAACTACTAATGTTAAAGATTATTTGACAAACTGTACATATTTGGAAGATTCAGAGATTATAGTACATGGAATCAAGATATATGGTACTCCATG GCAACCAGAATTTTGTAAGTGGGCGTTTAACGTGCCACGTGGAGAAGCATGTTTGTCAAAATGGGAGCTGATTCCATCAGATACAGATATCCTTGTAACACACACTCCTCCTGTAGGTCATGGAGATCTATGCTGTACCGGAGTACGCGCTGGATGCGTGGAGTTATTGTCAACGGTGCAAAATCGTGTGAAACCCAAATACCATGTATTTGGTCATATACATGaag GATATGGCATATCGTCAGAtggcaaaataatatacatcaatGCATCTACATGTGATTTGAATTATCTGCCAAGTAATTCACCAATAGTATTTGATATAACATTGCCTCCCGGTGTTCAAAAATCATAA
- the LOC140675497 gene encoding metallophosphoesterase domain-containing protein 1 isoform X2 produces MSDTHSLTPFIKFDIPIGDVFIHAGDFTKCGSLQEVIEFNNWIGNLPHKYKIVIAGNHELSFDPTFTHPFSVHTSGDHQKHTGTSILDNIPTLGMSKDTLAEAIKTTNVKDYLTNCTYLEDSEIIVHGIKIYGTPWQPEFCKWAFNVPRGEACLSKWELIPSDTDILVTHTPPVGHGDLCCTGVRAGCVELLSTVQNRVKPKYHVFGHIHEGYGISSDGKIIYINASTCDLNYLPSNSPIVFDITLPPGVQKS; encoded by the exons ATGAGCGATACACACTCGCTCACACCGttcataaaatttgatataccCATCGGAGACGTTTTCATCCACGCCGGAGATTTTACGAAATGTGGTAGTTTGCAAGAAGTCATAGAATTTAACAATTGGATAg GTAATTTaccacataaatataaaatagttatagCTGGCAATCATGAGCTTAGCTTTGATCCTACTTTTACACATCCCTTTTCTGTACATACCAGTGGGGATCATCAGAAACATACTGGAACCAGCATACTCGACAATATACCCACCTTGGGTATGTCAAAAGATACTCTCGCTGAAGCTATTAAAACTACTAATGTTAAAGATTATTTGACAAACTGTACATATTTGGAAGATTCAGAGATTATAGTACATGGAATCAAGATATATGGTACTCCATG GCAACCAGAATTTTGTAAGTGGGCGTTTAACGTGCCACGTGGAGAAGCATGTTTGTCAAAATGGGAGCTGATTCCATCAGATACAGATATCCTTGTAACACACACTCCTCCTGTAGGTCATGGAGATCTATGCTGTACCGGAGTACGCGCTGGATGCGTGGAGTTATTGTCAACGGTGCAAAATCGTGTGAAACCCAAATACCATGTATTTGGTCATATACATGaag GATATGGCATATCGTCAGAtggcaaaataatatacatcaatGCATCTACATGTGATTTGAATTATCTGCCAAGTAATTCACCAATAGTATTTGATATAACATTGCCTCCCGGTGTTCAAAAATCATAA
- the Prps gene encoding ribose-phosphate pyrophosphokinase 1 isoform X3 has product MPVSQPVRAKSLLRANLENSRVRGLQSRMPNIKIFSGTSHPDLAQRIVDRLGIDIGKVVTKKFSNLETCVEIGESVRGEDVYIVQSGSGEVNDNLMELLIMINACKIASASRVTAVIPCFPYARQDKKDKGNDGGDSKNQIVMKSNEWKFRSRAPISAKLVANMLSVAGADHIITMDLHASQIQGFFDIPVDNLFAEPAVLKWIKENIVEWRNSIIVSPDAGGAKRVTSIADRLNVEFALIHKERKKANEVASMVLVGDVKDRVAILVDDMADTCGTICHAAEKLLEAGATKVYAILTHGIFSGPAISRINNACFEAVVVTNTIPQDGHMKDCPKIQCIDVSMMFAEAVRRTHNGESVSYLFSNVPY; this is encoded by the exons ATGCCCGTGTCGCAGCCAGTGCGTGCTAAGAGTTTGTTACGCGCAAACTTGGAAAATTCACGGGTGCGTGGCTTGCAGAGCAGGATGCCGAATATCAAGATCTTCAGCGGAACTTCGCATCCGGATCTCGCCCAGCGGATCGTAGATCGGCTCGGCATTGACATCGGCAAGGTTGTCACGAAGAAATTCAGCAACCTCGAGACATG tGTGGAGATAGGAGAATCTGTCCGTGGCGAAGATGTGTATATCGTACAAAGTGGAAGTGGCGAGGTGAATGACAATCTAATGGAGCTCCTGATTATGATCAACGCTTGCAAAATTGCCTCTGCATCCCGAGTGACAGCAGTCATTCCTTGTTTTCCTTATGCAAGGcaggataaaaaagataag GGCAATGATGGTGGAGACTCTAAAAATCAGATTGTCATGAAGTCGAACGAGTGGAAATTCAGG AGTCGCGCGCCGATCTCCGCGAAGCTGGTGGCGAATATGCTTTCTGTAGCGGGTGCTGATCACATTATCACAATGGACTTGCACGCTAGTCAAATACAAGGATTCTTTGATATCCCggtagataatttatttgctgAGCCAGCTGTCCTCAAATGGATTAAGGAGAATATTGTTGAATGGCGAAATAGTATCATTGTCTCTCCTGATGCGGGCGGCGCCAAGAG agtCACATCTATCGCGGATCGATTAAATGTTGAGTTTGCGCTTATAcataaagaaaggaaaaaggcGAATGAAGTCGCTAGTATGGTATTAGTCGGTGACGTCAAAGACAGAGTTGCGATCCTCGTAGACGATATGGCCGATACCTGCGGTACTATCTGTCATGCGGCGGAAAAGTTGTTAGAAGCTGGTGCTACGAAGGTTTACGCAATACTAACGCATGGTATATTCAGCGGCCCAGCAATTAGTAGGATTAACAACGCTTGTTTCGAGGCTGTGGTAGTGACTAATACTATTCCCCAAGATGGTCACATGAAAGATTGCCCAAAGATTCAG TGCATTGACGTGTCGATGATGTTTGCCGAAGCCGTAAGGCGGACGCATAATGGTGAATCTGTATCATATCTGTTTTCAAATGTACCATATTAG
- the Prps gene encoding ribose-phosphate pyrophosphokinase 1 isoform X2, whose amino-acid sequence MSNLKKCKAIKGSQCSRNLRHPVMPVSQPVRAKSLLRANLENSRVRGLQSRMPNIKIFSGTSHPDLAQRIVDRLGIDIGKVVTKKFSNLETCVEIGESVRGEDVYIVQSGSGEVNDNLMELLIMINACKIASASRVTAVIPCFPYARQDKKDKSRAPISAKLVANMLSVAGADHIITMDLHASQIQGFFDIPVDNLFAEPAVLKWIKENIVEWRNSIIVSPDAGGAKRVTSIADRLNVEFALIHKERKKANEVASMVLVGDVKDRVAILVDDMADTCGTICHAAEKLLEAGATKVYAILTHGIFSGPAISRINNACFEAVVVTNTIPQDGHMKDCPKIQCIDVSMMFAEAVRRTHNGESVSYLFSNVPY is encoded by the exons TGATGCCCGTGTCGCAGCCAGTGCGTGCTAAGAGTTTGTTACGCGCAAACTTGGAAAATTCACGGGTGCGTGGCTTGCAGAGCAGGATGCCGAATATCAAGATCTTCAGCGGAACTTCGCATCCGGATCTCGCCCAGCGGATCGTAGATCGGCTCGGCATTGACATCGGCAAGGTTGTCACGAAGAAATTCAGCAACCTCGAGACATG tGTGGAGATAGGAGAATCTGTCCGTGGCGAAGATGTGTATATCGTACAAAGTGGAAGTGGCGAGGTGAATGACAATCTAATGGAGCTCCTGATTATGATCAACGCTTGCAAAATTGCCTCTGCATCCCGAGTGACAGCAGTCATTCCTTGTTTTCCTTATGCAAGGcaggataaaaaagataag AGTCGCGCGCCGATCTCCGCGAAGCTGGTGGCGAATATGCTTTCTGTAGCGGGTGCTGATCACATTATCACAATGGACTTGCACGCTAGTCAAATACAAGGATTCTTTGATATCCCggtagataatttatttgctgAGCCAGCTGTCCTCAAATGGATTAAGGAGAATATTGTTGAATGGCGAAATAGTATCATTGTCTCTCCTGATGCGGGCGGCGCCAAGAG agtCACATCTATCGCGGATCGATTAAATGTTGAGTTTGCGCTTATAcataaagaaaggaaaaaggcGAATGAAGTCGCTAGTATGGTATTAGTCGGTGACGTCAAAGACAGAGTTGCGATCCTCGTAGACGATATGGCCGATACCTGCGGTACTATCTGTCATGCGGCGGAAAAGTTGTTAGAAGCTGGTGCTACGAAGGTTTACGCAATACTAACGCATGGTATATTCAGCGGCCCAGCAATTAGTAGGATTAACAACGCTTGTTTCGAGGCTGTGGTAGTGACTAATACTATTCCCCAAGATGGTCACATGAAAGATTGCCCAAAGATTCAG TGCATTGACGTGTCGATGATGTTTGCCGAAGCCGTAAGGCGGACGCATAATGGTGAATCTGTATCATATCTGTTTTCAAATGTACCATATTAG
- the Prps gene encoding ribose-phosphate pyrophosphokinase 1 isoform X1: MSNLKKCKAIKGSQCSRNLRHPVMPVSQPVRAKSLLRANLENSRVRGLQSRMPNIKIFSGTSHPDLAQRIVDRLGIDIGKVVTKKFSNLETCVEIGESVRGEDVYIVQSGSGEVNDNLMELLIMINACKIASASRVTAVIPCFPYARQDKKDKGNDGGDSKNQIVMKSNEWKFRSRAPISAKLVANMLSVAGADHIITMDLHASQIQGFFDIPVDNLFAEPAVLKWIKENIVEWRNSIIVSPDAGGAKRVTSIADRLNVEFALIHKERKKANEVASMVLVGDVKDRVAILVDDMADTCGTICHAAEKLLEAGATKVYAILTHGIFSGPAISRINNACFEAVVVTNTIPQDGHMKDCPKIQCIDVSMMFAEAVRRTHNGESVSYLFSNVPY, from the exons TGATGCCCGTGTCGCAGCCAGTGCGTGCTAAGAGTTTGTTACGCGCAAACTTGGAAAATTCACGGGTGCGTGGCTTGCAGAGCAGGATGCCGAATATCAAGATCTTCAGCGGAACTTCGCATCCGGATCTCGCCCAGCGGATCGTAGATCGGCTCGGCATTGACATCGGCAAGGTTGTCACGAAGAAATTCAGCAACCTCGAGACATG tGTGGAGATAGGAGAATCTGTCCGTGGCGAAGATGTGTATATCGTACAAAGTGGAAGTGGCGAGGTGAATGACAATCTAATGGAGCTCCTGATTATGATCAACGCTTGCAAAATTGCCTCTGCATCCCGAGTGACAGCAGTCATTCCTTGTTTTCCTTATGCAAGGcaggataaaaaagataag GGCAATGATGGTGGAGACTCTAAAAATCAGATTGTCATGAAGTCGAACGAGTGGAAATTCAGG AGTCGCGCGCCGATCTCCGCGAAGCTGGTGGCGAATATGCTTTCTGTAGCGGGTGCTGATCACATTATCACAATGGACTTGCACGCTAGTCAAATACAAGGATTCTTTGATATCCCggtagataatttatttgctgAGCCAGCTGTCCTCAAATGGATTAAGGAGAATATTGTTGAATGGCGAAATAGTATCATTGTCTCTCCTGATGCGGGCGGCGCCAAGAG agtCACATCTATCGCGGATCGATTAAATGTTGAGTTTGCGCTTATAcataaagaaaggaaaaaggcGAATGAAGTCGCTAGTATGGTATTAGTCGGTGACGTCAAAGACAGAGTTGCGATCCTCGTAGACGATATGGCCGATACCTGCGGTACTATCTGTCATGCGGCGGAAAAGTTGTTAGAAGCTGGTGCTACGAAGGTTTACGCAATACTAACGCATGGTATATTCAGCGGCCCAGCAATTAGTAGGATTAACAACGCTTGTTTCGAGGCTGTGGTAGTGACTAATACTATTCCCCAAGATGGTCACATGAAAGATTGCCCAAAGATTCAG TGCATTGACGTGTCGATGATGTTTGCCGAAGCCGTAAGGCGGACGCATAATGGTGAATCTGTATCATATCTGTTTTCAAATGTACCATATTAG